In one window of Arachis ipaensis cultivar K30076 chromosome B06, Araip1.1, whole genome shotgun sequence DNA:
- the LOC107605064 gene encoding cystinosin homolog → MASWNSFPLQVTYEALGWFAFFSWSISFYPQVILNFRRKSVVGLNFDFVLLNLTKHSSYLIYNASLYFSSAIQNQYYKKYGYGEMIPVAANDVAFSIHAVLLTAITLFQIAIYDRGEQKVSKISIGIVSVAWLTAAVCFFIALPTHSWLWLLSIFNGIQVFMTVIKYIPQAIFNFLRKSTDGFSIGNILLDFSGGVGNYLQMVVQSVDQDSWVNFYGNIGKVLLSLISVLFDILFIIQHYVLYPTAKKGSKWVDSSEQDEQVREHLVAPDQTAQENV, encoded by the exons ATGGCTTCATGGAATTCATTTCCACTGCAAGTCACCTACGAAGCCCTGGGTTGGTTCGCTTTCTTTTCTTGGTCCATAAGCTTCTACCCTCAAGTCATCTTGAATTTTCGCAGGAAGAG TGTTGTGGGGCTGAACTTCGATTTCGTGCTGTTGAATCTGACAAAGCACAGTTCCTATCTCATATACAACGCTTCTCTGTACTTCAGCTCTGCTATTCAGAACCAATACTACAAGAAATACGGTTATGGCGAG ATGATACCTGTGGCTGCCAATGATGTTGCTTTCTCAATCCATGCTGTTCTACTAACAGCAATCACCCTATTCCAGATTGCAATCTATGAT CGCGGGGAACAGAAAGTCTCCAAAATTTCTATTGGAATTGTCTCTGTTGCTTGGCTTACTGCTGCAGTCTGTTTCTTTATTGCTTTGCCTACTCATTCCTGGCTCTGGCTTCTCTCCATTTTCAA TGGAATTCAAGTATTTATGACAGTTATAAAATATATTCCCCAG GCAATCTTTAACTTCCTAAGAAAAAGCACTGATGGCTTTAGCATCGGTAACATTCTACTTGATTTTTCGGGAGGGGTCGGAAACTACTTACAAATGGTTGTGCAATCTGTAGATCAAG ATTCATGGGTTAACTTTTATGGGAACATAGGCAAAGTGCTGCTATCTCTG ATATCAGTATTGTTTGATATTCTTTTCATCATACAACATTATGTGTTGTATCCAACTGCTAAAAAAGGCTCCAAGTGGGTAGACTCTTCCGAACAAGATGAACAAGTGAGAGAGCACCTTGTCGCTCCTGATCAAACAGCACAAGAGAATGTGTAA
- the LOC107647454 gene encoding succinate dehydrogenase [ubiquinone] iron-sulfur subunit 2, mitochondrial: MATGLLRRSLSRVPSSSASKLALIRAHASEAEAQQVDAKARGTSTMKTFQIYRWNPDSPSKPELKNYEINLKECGPMVLDALIKIKNEIDPSLTFRRSCREGICGSCAMNIDGCNGLACLTKIPSSNASTITPLPHMFVIKDLVVDMTNFYNQYKSIEPWLKRKNPPSVPGKEILQSKKDRSKLDGMYECILYLFFFFNLRTVRWISDSRDEYTKERLEAINDEFKLYRCHTILNCARACPKGLNPGKQIQHIKSLQPKA, from the exons ATGGCAACCGGGCTGTTGAGGAGGTCTCTGTCTAGGGTTCCATCGTCCTCGGCTTCTAAGCTGGCCCTAATCCGGGCCCACGCGTCGGAGGCTGAAGCCCAGCAGGTCGATGCCAAGGCCCGCGGCACCTCCACGATGAAGACGTTCCAAATCTACCGTTGGAACCCGGACAGCCCGTCGAAGCCGGAGCTGAAGAACTACGAGATCAACCTCAAGGAGTGTGGGCCCATGGTCCTAGACGCCCTCATCAAGATCAAGAACGAGATCGACCCGTCGCTCACGTTCCGCAGGTCGTGCCGGGAGGGGATCTGTGGTTCTTGCGCGATGAACATCGACGGTTGCAACGGCCTCGCGTGCCTGACGAAGATCCCTTCGTCTAACGCATCGACGATCACACCGCTGCCGCATATGTTCGTGATAAAGGATTTGGTGGTAGATATGACTAATTTCTATAACCAGTACAAGAGCATCGAACCGTGGCTGAAGAGGAAGAACCCACCGTCGGTGCCAGGGAAGGAGATCCTTCAGAGCAAGAAGGACCGCTCCAAGCTTGATGGGATGTATGAGTGTATActgtaccttttttttttttttaatttaa GAACTGTTAG GTGGATAAGTGACAGTCGCGACGAGTACACTAAGGAGAGATTGGAGGCCATTAATGATGAATTCAAGCTCTATCGCTGCCACACCATATTGAATTGTGCTCGTGCTTGCCCAAAGGGTTTGAACCCCGGAAAGCAAATCCAACATATCAAGTCACTTCAGCCCAAAGCTTGA